Part of the Cellulomonas hominis genome, CCCCGAAGCCCGGTGTCGCGGTCTCCGCCCCTCGGAAGATGGCCGCCATCGACGTCGCCGCCGTCACCGCCCAGATCGCCGCGTTCACCGAGGAAGCCCAGGCTTCCGACCCGGTCGCCCTGCGCCGGAAGGTCAGGACCCTCACCGAGGACCTCGCCCGTGCACGACGCGCACCGGCCCGCGTCGAGACGACCCAGGTCGAGATCCCGGTCGAGGTGCGCGTCGAAGTGCCCGTGCTCGACCCCGCCGACGTCGCCGACCTGCGGTCCATTGCCGAGCAAGCCGCATCCTGGGCCGCCCGGGTCACAGAAGCGGCACACGCGCTCACCGCCCGGCTCGACGCCGCAGCGGCCGCTGCCGCCGCCGCTCCGCGGCAGACCACCCGGGCGCAGCCGCGGCCGACCGGGGCCAGCTCGCCCCCGCCGCCCGCGACGACGCCACAGCCCCGGCCACCCGCCGGTGCAGGGACCTCGATGTCGAAGGCCGAGCGTGCGATCCTCTCGGTGCTCGCTCAGCACGGGGAGCGGTCCACCACCCAGGTCGCCATCCTCACCGGCTACTCCCACAAGTCCGGCGGGTACCGCAACGCCCTGTCCAAGCTCCGCACCGCCGGCTACATCGACGGTCGCGGTCAGGTCACCGCCACACCCGCCGGCCTCGACGCCCTCGGCCCCTACGACGAGCTCCCCACGGGGGCTGCGCTGCGCGCATGGTGGGGCCAGCAGCACCTGAGCAAGGCCGAACGCGCCGCGCTCGATGTCCTCGCCCGCGCCTACCCGTACCCCGTCGAGGTCGCCGCGATCGCCGATGCCACCGGCTACTCCGCCACCTCCGGGGGCTTCCGCAACGCACTGTCCCGTCTGCGCAGCCTCGAGCTCGCATCCGGGCGAGGCGCTCTGGTCATGGCCGACGCCCTCGCCGAGGTTCCCGGCCAGCAGGCCTGAGCGCCAGGGACGCGGCGTCGCGCGGCTGCTGCCGCACATCTGAACGCCATGACCCTGAGCTTGGCCGCCGACGCGCTTCGCGCCCTGCACACCCTCACCCGACTCGACGGCCCGGCCCAGAGCTGGGAGCGGGAGATCCTCGCCGCGTGGCCGGGCTGGGGCGCGCTCGCCCCCGCGTTCGCGACCCAGCCGAAGGGCAAGTGGATCCAGGTCGCCGACGAGCTGGAGAACCTGCTCGGCGACCGGACCGACTGGCTCGCCGCCGGTCTGCAGGCCACCGACACCAGCTACTACACCCCCGGCTGGCTCATCGACGGCATGCTGGACGTGCTCACGCGAGTCGGCTTCACGGGCGGCGACATCCTCGAGCCTGGCTGCGGGTCGGGCCGCTTCATGGGCACCGGCGCCCTGCCCGGCGCCCGCTGGACCGGCATCGAGGCCGACCCCGTCTCCGCCGCGATCGCCACCGCCCTGCACCCCGAAGCGACCATCCTGGCCCAGCGTCTGGAGCACACCACCCTGCGGGAGGCGTCCTTCGACGCCGCGATCGGCAACGTTCCCTTCTCCGGGGCCGCCCCGTTCGACCCCGAGGTCAGCGCGCCGAACCTGCACGCCTACTTCATCCTGCGCGCGCTGCGCGCCGTCCGCCCTGGCGGGTACGTCATCGTCGCCACCTCCCGCTACCTGCTGGACGACGCCCGTCACACCGACGCGATCACCGAGCTCGGCGAGCTGCGCGGAGCGGTCCGGCTGGCGTCGGGGACCTTCGAGGCCACCGCCGCCGTCGCCGACGTCCTGGTGCTGCGTCGCCGCGGAGGGCAGCCGGTTGCCGGTGCCTGGGACGACGTCAAGCACCGAACCGGTGGCCCGCTGCGCTCCGGGTACCGGTTCGGCGACGGCGAGGTCCGCGGGGACAACCGGCTGGTGGTCCGCAACGAGGCCGGCGACCAGGGCTTCAACACCCCCGAGGTGAAGGTCAACCGGTACTGGGAGCTGCACCCGACCCACGTCGCCGGCCGCATGGTCGCCACCGGGTTCGACCGCGCCCCGCTCAACGTCCTGGCTCAGGACCCCGCCGCCTCAGGCGCCGCCGCGCTGGCCGCCGCGACGGCTGACCTGCCGTCCCTACCGCCGCGCCCGGAAGCCGTCGACCCGTTCGAGGGCCTGGTGCTCGCTGATGCGCAAGGGCGGCGGGAGGGCTCGCTGCACCTGATCGACGGTGCCGTGTTCCAGGTCGTCGACGCGACGCTCGTGCCCAAGGACCGGCCCTCCGCCGAGCTGCGCGCCCTGATCGGCCTGCGGGACGCGATCGTGACGCTGCTGGCCGCCGACGCCGAGCACACCCAGGCCCGCGACAGCGACCCGGTCGCCCACCTGCGCGTTGCTGCGTTGGACGCCTACACCGCCTACGTGACGAAGTACGGGCCGCTGAACCGCGGCACCCTGCACGAGGGCGCGCTGGACCCCGAGACCGGCGAACCGAAGTTCTCCTGGCGTCGCCCGCCGATGGGCGGGTTCCGCCGCGACCCCGACTACATGACCGTGATGGCGTGCGAGGTCTACGACCCCGACACCGAGACTGCAGAGGCCGCCCCGGTGCTGTTGCGACCGGTCAACCGGGCACCCCGTCCGATCGAGCGGGTCGAGAGCCCAGCCGAGGCGATCGCGGTCTGCCTGGGCGAGAGCGGGCGCATCGACCTGGAGCGCGTCGCCGGGCTGCTCGACCTTCCCGCCGACGCCGACCCGATGGCAGCCCTGGGCGCGCTGGCCTACCTCGACCCCGACACCGGCCGGGCGGTCCCGGCCCGCGACTACCTCTCGGGCAACGTCCGGCAGAAGCTGGCTCGCGCGCGCACCGCCGCGGCCCGCGAGGCCGTCTACGCGCGCAACATCACGGCGCTCGAGCGCGTCGTACCGGAGGACTTCGGCCCCTCCCGCATCCGGGCCACCCTGGGTGCGCCGTGGATCGCGCCCCAGCACGTTGCCACCTTCACCCAGCAGGTGCTGGGCCAGCGCGCCGACGTCCGGTACTCCGCGGCGCTGGCGCTGTGGGAGATCGAGGGCAAGTGGTGGGGCAAGCCTGAGCAGGCGCTGGCCTGGGGCACCGGACGCAAGACCCCGTTCCAGATCCTCGAGGCCACGCTGAACGGGCGCCCGCTGACGGTCGTCGACGAGGTCTGGGACGAGCACGCCAAGCGGTACCGCTCCGTACGCAACCCGGGGGAGACCCTGGCCGCCGAGGAGAAGGCCACCGCGATGCAGGAGCGGTTCGCCACCTGGATCTGGGAGGACAAGGCCCGGGCCGAGGCGGTCGCCGCCGAGTTCAACGGCCGCTTCCGCTCCCACGTGGCCCGTGTCGCCGACGGCTCCGCCATGACCTTCCCGGGCCTGTCGCCCGACATCTCGCTGTGGCCCTGGCAGAGGGACGCCGTCGACCGGATCCTGTCGGCGCCCCGGACCGCGATCGGTCACGCCGTCGGCGCCGGCAAGACGCTCTCGATGGTGGTCTCGGCGATGCGGCTTCGCCAGCTCGGGCTGGCGACCAAGCCGATGCTCGCCGTGCCCGGGCACCTGCTGGAGCAGATCGCACGGGAGGCCATGCAGGCCTACCCCGGCGGGAAGTTCCTGATCGCGTCCAAGGAGGACCTGGCCGGCGACGCCCGCCGGCTGTTCGCTGCCCGCTGCGCCACTGGTGACTGGGACCTGGTCATCGTCACCCACGAGACCCTGGTGTCGCTGCCGGTCGACCCGCGCGCCGAGGAGGACTGGGTCACCGAGGAGAAGTACGCCCTGGCCGATGCGATCCGCTCGGACGAGAACCGCTCCTCCCGCGGCCGTACCGCCAAGGCCATCGCCACCGCCGTCAAGAAGCTCGACGCGCGCCTGGCCGAGTTGCGCCACCAGGTCGCCGACCCCGCCGCGGTCATGTTCGAGCACCTGGGCGTCGACTGGCTCGGCGTCGACGAGGTCCACATGTTCAAGCGCCTGAGCATCACGGCCCGAGCGGAGGGCTTCTCCTTCGGTGCGTCCAAGCGGGCCACCGACCTGCTGCTCAAGGTCCGGGTGCTCGGGCAGCGCCGCGGCGACCGGCCCCACTTCGCCGGGTTCTCCGGCACGCTGTTCTCCAACACCCTCGCCGAGATCTACGTCTGGCAGAAGTTCTTCCAGCCCGAGGCGCTGGCCGCCGCGGGTCTGGAGTCCTTCGACGCCTGGGCCGCCATGTTCGTCCGGTTCGTCACCGCGGTCGAGGTCGCCCCCGACGGGTCGGGCTTCCGGATGCACCGCCGTCCGGCGGAGATCACCAACACCCGCGCCCTGATGGGCATGTTCACCCAGGTCGCCGACCTGCTGCCCGCCGATGCGCTCCCGCTGGAGCGGCCCGAGACGCACTGGCACACCGAGGTCGCCCAGATGAGCGGGCCGCAGGCCGACTTCGTCGCCGCGCTGGCCACGCGCGCCGACGCGCTGCGCAGCAAGAGGCCCACGGCCGGTACCGACAACATGCTGCTGATCTGCAACGACGGCCGCCTGGTCGCCCTCGACCCCGCGTTGGTCGGGCTGGAGGGGCCGGCAAGCAAGCTCGACATGGTCGCCGCACGCGTCGCCGCGATCTACCACCGCGACGCGTGCCGCACCTACCCCGGCGCCGAGAGGCCCGGGTCGCTGCAGCTGGCCCTGTGCGACCTGGGCACACCCGGCGCCAAGGGCTCGCAGACCTACGGCCGCATCAAGGCCGCCCTGATCGCGCGCGGCGTCCCGGCCTCCCAGATCCGGTTCGTGCACGAGGCCGGCACCGACAAGGCCCGCGCGGCGCTGTTCGCCGCCTGCCGCGACGGACAGGTCTCGGTCCTGATCGGCTCCACCGGCAAGGTCGGCGTCGGCACGAACATCCAGACCCGGATGGCCGCGCTGCACCACGTCGACGTCCCATGGCGCCCGGCGGACATCGAGCAGCGCGAGGGCCGCGGCCGCCGGCCGGGCAACAAGGCCGGCCGGCTGGACATCTACCGGTACGTCACCGAGGGCTCCTTCGACGCCTACATGTGGCAGACCAACCAGACCAAGGCAGGGTTCATCCACGCGCTGCTGTCGGCCTCGCAGGACGTCGACACCGTCTCCGACATCGGCGCCGCCGTCCTGTCCTACGGGGAGGTCAAGGCGCTCGCCTCGGGCAACCCGCTGCTGCTGGAGCACGCGCAAGCGCTGGCCGACGTGCGCCGGCTGCGGACCCTGCACGCGATCCACGCCCAGCACGTGGGCGACCTGAACCGCCGCGCCCGCGACCTGGGGGAGCGGGCCGAGCGGGCCCGGGCCGTGGGCCAGAGCATGGAGAAGGTCGCCGAGACCGTCGCCTCCTGGACCGAGCGACCGTACTTCGACCCGGCCAGTGAAGATGCCTCGGTCGCTTCGATGCTGACCCAGGAGCGGCCCGGCCACGGGCGCCTCTCGCGCTCCTGGCGCGGGCTGAAGGTGGAGCTGGGCAAGTCCCGGGTCGGCGCTCCTCGCCTGCTGCGGATCTACCTGGACTACCGCGAGCTCGACGAGGTTCGGGTGCCGCTGCGTGCACTGCGGCATGACGCGGTCGCCGCGGTCCGCCAGGCACTGGGGCAGTGGCTAGCCAGCACCGAGACCTTCCGGGCCGACCTGGCGCTTCGGGTCGAGGACGCCCGTGAGGAGGCGCGCGACCTGCTCGCGGCCGCCGAGACAGCCCGGTTCGAGCACGAGGAGGAACTGGCCGCCGCCGAGGCGCACCTGACCCGCGTCAACAACGCGATGGCTGAGGACGCCGCCGAGCACCTGGCGGCAGCCGCCTGAGCCGGGCCGATCGGCCCGCACATCTACGAGCCATGAGCCCGAGCCCCGCCACCCGTGCCACTCGCGTGCCCGCCGGCGTGCGGGCCGGCGGGCAGTTCGCCACCGAAGCTCGCGACGAGGCCCCGATGGGCCTGCTAGCGACACAGCAGGAGATGAGCCCGGACGAGGACGGCTTCCCGACAGTGCTGTGTGCCCGGTGTCAGGGGTCCGGCAAGTCGCTGTACAACCGGGACGCAGGCCACTCGCGCTGCTTCGCCTGCAACGGGCTCGGCCGGCGGTACCCGCGCGGCCCGGTCGCCGACGCGATCGCCCAGTTCTCCAAGGCCCGGACCGCGGCGGCGCGCCCGCAGGCGTGGCAGGTCCGCGCCGGGGACGTCGTCTCCCCGATCTACGAGGGCTACGGGCAGGCGAAGTGGGGCGTGGTCGAGAAGGTGCTGGTCGCGCGCGGCCGGCCGGTGCGCTTCGAGGGCGAGGGCGAGAACCGGCGGCCGACAGCCTGGGCTGCACTCCTCGTACTCGACGACGGGCGACGGCTGCAGGTCACCACAGACACGGTGCTCGCACGTCGAGCGAGCGAGGTTGACCCCGCCCCGTTCGTGGAGATGGCGCTGGCGGGGGAGTAGACGTCAGGCCCTGCGCCGGCGCCGCAGCGCGCGGGTGGTCCACGCGTCGTCGACGACCTTGGCCACCCAGAGGGCCGCGACAGCGAACGCGAGACCCGGCCAAGTCTGGCCACGACCACGCCCACCAGATCGAGCACCCGAGCAGGGCGGCCCAGGCCAAGGCGCCCTGGAGGCTGACCTGTGGGGCGACTGAGGCGCCCGTGGAGCGCGAGGTGTCCATGCCCCACAGATGTGCGGCATGGAGCCATGCGGTCTCGGTTCGAGTTGCTGCTGTCGAGTGCGAGATGCCGATCGGCGCTCACGGGTTCTACCTCCGGAGTGCCGCCGTGGTGAGCAGCGGTGGCCGATGACCATGCCGAGTGGCCGGGCGACGTCAGCCGACGGAGGTGCGGGCCTTCCTCGGTACGCCCGCTGTCGGCCGCAGGTCCGAGGGCGACGAGCAGCTGGCGATCTCCAGCGCGGCGCTCAGCGGCCTGAGGTGTCAGCCAGGACCGCGCCGGCGTCGAGCTCGGGCCGTGACGGCAGGTGGCGGTAGAGCGTCGTGCGGGGGATGCCGGTGCGAGCGCTCACCTGGCGAATCGTCAGGTGCTCGACGTCCCTGAGGTGCGCGGCGTACCGCAGCTGTTCGTCGGTCACCGTGCGAGGCCGACCGACCTGCTTGCCGGCGGACTCGGCGACGGCTCGCGCGTGGCTGACGCGCTCGAGCATGTAGGTCCGCTCCATCTGCGCGAACAGGGCGAGCATGACGACGGCGAGCTGGGCCATCGGGTCGTCCGGGTCGGTCGTGTCGACGCGGATCGGGTCGGCCAGGTTGCGCAGGCCGATGCCGCGCTCGTTCAGGTCGTGGAGCATGTTGAGGGTGTCACGGACCGTGCGCCCGAGGCGGTCGAGTGTGTGCACGACGATGACGTCGCCGCGGCGCGCGTACGAGAGCAGCCGCTGAAGCCCGTCACGGTCCGTGGTCGCGCCGGACTTCCGGTCGACGTAGGTGTGCTCGGGCTCCACGCCGACGGCGGCGAGCGCGTCGAGTTGGCGGGTCAGGTCCTGCTTCGACGTCGAGATGCGCGCGTACCCCAGCAGCATGCTCGGACAGTACCGGATGTCGCGGATGCCGGAGGTTCCGGGACGCGGCGTTGTGGGATGACTTCTGGTACGCGGATTCGCCGCGTGTCGCGTGTGACTTTCAGAGATCGCCGGCGGGGCCCCGCGGATTCTGAGTGGCGGCCTCGGCCGCCTGGGTCGCAATCGCCGCAGCCCGCTGACACCGGCGGGCACGGGCCGGTGATCACGACGACATAGTTGTCTTGGGCGTTGGACGGCTCGACCGGTCGTCTGTTTCAGCGGCGCTGACCGGTGATGAGACGTAGGAAGTCTCCGACGGGAACTCGGGCTTCGAGTGGGTGGCGGAAGGGCTGATCTCCGTTGACCGTGTAGCTGTTGCGTCGGCCGACGCGTTCCTTGAGGACGTAGCCGGCGTCTTCGAGGTTGCGCAGGATGCCTTGGACGGCTCGTTCGGTGATCCCCACCCGAGCGGCGATGTCGCGCAGGCGGGACTGTGGGTCGAGTGCGAGGCAGACGAGCACGTGGCCATGGTTGGACAGGAAGGTCCACTCAGGCAGGTTCTCGGGGCTTGGCTGGGCGGACACTCGTAGAGAGTACTGCGCAGACATGATCGGCAACTCGCGCATCGCCGTGCTGGTGTGGAGGGACGAGGTTTCGGCTTGGGTGGTCACGGCGCCTCGACCCGGCTCTTTGTGGGGCGGCGTGCAAGCACCGGCTCGTGACTCGCGAGGCTTGCGTCGGGGCCGACGATGAGGACGGGGAACGGCGCCTTGCGCGCGAGCTCCTCGGCGACGCTGCCGAGGATTCGTACAGACAGTCCGCGGCCTTTCCTGCCGATCGCGACGAGGTCGGCGTGGTGGCGTCGGGCGCAGCGCAGCAGCGCCGGCCCGGGTCGCCCAGCGAGCACCTCACAAGTGACGGCCCGGTCGCCGACGGTGCGGCGGGCAGCAGCCAGGAGCTCGTGGGCGGCGTGCTGGCGGCCGCGCCAGTCGATGTCGGCCGCATCGAAATCCACCACCGTCGCGAGCACGATGACTATCGCGGACTTCTCGTCGAACAGGCGCAGGACCGCATGCAGGGCCGCGTGGGACTCTAGGGATTCGTCGATGCCGACGAGGACCCGGGTGCTGTCGGTGGGGAAGTCGTCGGCCTGGTCCGCGTGTACGAGCCTGGGTGTGCGCTCGATGCGCTCGGCGGCCATGAGGGCAAGGAAGGGGCCGAACACCACGGCCATCAGGAGCCACAGTGGGTCGCGGTGACCGCGGCGCGCCATCCACAGGATCGTTGCTAGTCCCGCCGCGAGCCACACCGCACCCGCCACGGCGCCGACCTGAATCCCAGTCATCGTCACCGCCTCCCTCGCGCCTGTCTCCGGGTGCCACCGACTCGGGAAGCGGCGGTGGCGGCTGTGCCCGATGTCGACAGTGTAATCCTAATGCGGGAAACATAGTGCGTCTATTGTCACCGAGGTCGGGGTGACGTGGCCAAGGCCGAGATCACCCCGACGCGTCGTGTCGGCACGCGTGCCCACGTAGCCAGGTCGTTCGCGCCGCGCAGGAACAACTCGCCTCCGACGGCCGCGAGCCCGACGCCCGGGATAAAGGCCAAGGCGCCGGGCGTCACGGTCGGCCGGCTCAGCCGGTGCGGCCGGTGAGCCTGCGCGCGAGCTTGATGAGCTCTTCGACGAGGAGCACGGTGGCCGCGACGGCGGCGCAGGTGGCCCACTGGGCACCGGTCAGGGCGGTGGTGTCGAAGATCGAGTTGAGCAGGGGGAGCTGGACGGCGAGCACCTGCAGCAGGACGACGACGGCGAAGGAGCCCCACAGCCACCGGTTGGTGAACAGGTGGCGGGTGAAGACGCTCTCCCGCTCGGCACGGGCGTTGAGGGCGTTGAAGAACTGGAAGAGCACGAAGGTCGTGAAGGCCATCGTGGCGGCCACGGCGGCGCCGTACTGGTCGCCGGCGAAGGCGAGCACGCCCAGGGTGCCGGCGGCCATGACCGCCCCGGCGCGGAACATCTTCAACAGCCGGGCGCGCCCGAGGATCCGGGAGCGCCGGTCGCGAGGCGGCTCCTGCATCAGCCCGGGCCGCGCGGGGTCCACTCCCAGGGCCATGGCCGGCGGCCCGTCCATGATGATGTTGACCCAGAGCACCTGAATAGCGGTGAGTGGGGCGGGGAGCCCGGCGATGGTCGCGCCGAGGAAGGTCAGGATCGCGCCGATGTTCGTGGAGAGTTGGAACCGGACGAACTTGACGACGTTGTCGAAGATCCCTCGACCCTCGCGAACGGCCCTGACGATGGTCGCGAAGTTGTCGTCGGTCAGGATCATCGTGCCGGCTTCCTTGGTCACCTCGGTGCCGGTGATGCCCATCGCGACGCCGATGTGCGCGGCGCGCAGCGCGGCGGCGTCGTTGACGCCGTCGCCGGTCATCGCTGCGACGTGGCCGCGGTCGGTCAAGGCCTTGACGATGGCGACCTTGTGCTCCGGGGCGACCCGGGCGAAAACGCCGATGTCCTCGATGCGCTCGGTGAGCTCGGCGGGGCTCATGCGGTCCAGGTCCGCACCGGTGACGACGTCACCGGAGATGCCGAGCTCGCGTGCGATGGCAGCTGCGGTGTCGCGGTGGTCGCCGGTGATCATCTTGACCTGGATCCCGGCGCGGTGGCACAGGGCGATCGCCTCACGGGCCTCGGCTCGGGGCGGGTCGGCGATTCCGACCAGGCCCAGGAAGGTCACGCCGGTGAGCCGGTCGGCAAGGGAGGCGGGGTCTCTGAGGTCGTCGAGCAGTGTGGTGGCGACTCCGATGACTCGCAGCCCCTGGGATGCCAGGCGGCTGATCTCGGCGTGGACGCGGGCCAGGGCGTCCGGGCCCAAGGGCTTGACCCCGTTAGCGGTGGCGATGAACGCGCTGCGCCCGAGCAGCACGTCCGGGGCTCCCTTGAGGTAGGCGCGGGCTCGAGTGCCTTCGGCGTGGACGGTGGCCATGTACTTGTGCGCGGCGTCGAACGGCACCTCGCCGATGCGGGGGTGCTCGGCACGCAGCGCCGTGACGTCGATGCCGGTCTTGGCGGCGAGGACGACGAGGGCGCCTTCGGTGGGGTCGCCGACGATCGCCGGTGCACCGTCGCGGGTGGTCAGGACGGCGTCGCTGGCCAGCGCGGCCGCCCGCACCAGCGGATCGAGGTCGCTCGGAAGTGGGGCGCCGTCGGTCGCCCGCAGCTCGCCAGCCGGGACGTAGCCCTCGCCGGCGACGGTCACATCGCGACCGGCGACGACGACAGCTCGGGCGGTCATCTGGTTCAGGGTCAAGGTTCCGGTCTTGTCGCTGCAGACCACGGTCGCCGCGCCCAGGGTCTCCACCGAGGCCAGGCGCTTGACGATGGCCCCTCGGCGGGCCATCCGCTGCACACCCAGGGCCAGGGTCAGGGCCAGGACGGCGGGCAGGCCCTCGGGAACGGTCGCGACAGCCAGGGCGACTGCGCTGAGCGCGAGCTCGGCCAGGGGCTCGCCGCGCAGCAGCGCGAGCAGGGCGTAGGCGCCGACCGCGGTTCCACCGATCACGGCGATGCGCTTGCCGACGGCGTCCAGCTCGACCTGCAGTGGGCTCTTGGGCTCGGTGCCGGTGCGCAGCATTCCCGCGATCGCGCCGACCTCGGTGGCCATCCCCGTGGCGGTCACCACGAGCTCTGCGCGGCCGCGGGTCAGGGCGGTGTTCATGTACGCCATGCCGGTGCGGTCGGCGAGCGGGACCTTCGCGCCGTCACCGGTGAGGGCGGTCGGTGCGGTGGTCTTGGCGACCGGCTGGGACTCCCCGGTGAGCGCGGACTCGTCGATCTCGACACTCTCGGCGACGAGCAGGCGCCCGTCGGCCGGCACCCGGTCGCCAGCCTCCAGGAGCACGATGTCGCCAGGCGCGAGGTCGCCGGCGTCGATGACGTCGACCTGCTCGCCGCGGCGCACACGGGCGGCGGGGGTGAGCATCTTGCGCAGTGCCTCCAGGCTGCGCTCGGCTCGGTTCTCCT contains:
- a CDS encoding ATP-binding protein, with product MPSTPLRLAPDLALPLEAVTETFAIVGKRGSGKTSTARVLSEELLGADQPVVVLDPTGVWWGLRSSADGEHAGHQVVILGGEHGDAPLVETAGAAVADVVVEQRVPVVLDFSLLSKSATRRFATDFIERLYHRNRQTLHVVVDEADLFAPQRVPTGGERLLGAMNDLVRRGRVRGLGVTLISQRPAVLNKDVLTQAEVLIALRLTGARDRAAINEWIEAHSGPEEAKTVISTLAGLPVGTAWIWSPGWLEVLAKVAIRAPRTFDSSATPKPGVAVSAPRKMAAIDVAAVTAQIAAFTEEAQASDPVALRRKVRTLTEDLARARRAPARVETTQVEIPVEVRVEVPVLDPADVADLRSIAEQAASWAARVTEAAHALTARLDAAAAAAAAAPRQTTRAQPRPTGASSPPPPATTPQPRPPAGAGTSMSKAERAILSVLAQHGERSTTQVAILTGYSHKSGGYRNALSKLRTAGYIDGRGQVTATPAGLDALGPYDELPTGAALRAWWGQQHLSKAERAALDVLARAYPYPVEVAAIADATGYSATSGGFRNALSRLRSLELASGRGALVMADALAEVPGQQA
- a CDS encoding methyltransferase domain-containing protein, which codes for MTLSLAADALRALHTLTRLDGPAQSWEREILAAWPGWGALAPAFATQPKGKWIQVADELENLLGDRTDWLAAGLQATDTSYYTPGWLIDGMLDVLTRVGFTGGDILEPGCGSGRFMGTGALPGARWTGIEADPVSAAIATALHPEATILAQRLEHTTLREASFDAAIGNVPFSGAAPFDPEVSAPNLHAYFILRALRAVRPGGYVIVATSRYLLDDARHTDAITELGELRGAVRLASGTFEATAAVADVLVLRRRGGQPVAGAWDDVKHRTGGPLRSGYRFGDGEVRGDNRLVVRNEAGDQGFNTPEVKVNRYWELHPTHVAGRMVATGFDRAPLNVLAQDPAASGAAALAAATADLPSLPPRPEAVDPFEGLVLADAQGRREGSLHLIDGAVFQVVDATLVPKDRPSAELRALIGLRDAIVTLLAADAEHTQARDSDPVAHLRVAALDAYTAYVTKYGPLNRGTLHEGALDPETGEPKFSWRRPPMGGFRRDPDYMTVMACEVYDPDTETAEAAPVLLRPVNRAPRPIERVESPAEAIAVCLGESGRIDLERVAGLLDLPADADPMAALGALAYLDPDTGRAVPARDYLSGNVRQKLARARTAAAREAVYARNITALERVVPEDFGPSRIRATLGAPWIAPQHVATFTQQVLGQRADVRYSAALALWEIEGKWWGKPEQALAWGTGRKTPFQILEATLNGRPLTVVDEVWDEHAKRYRSVRNPGETLAAEEKATAMQERFATWIWEDKARAEAVAAEFNGRFRSHVARVADGSAMTFPGLSPDISLWPWQRDAVDRILSAPRTAIGHAVGAGKTLSMVVSAMRLRQLGLATKPMLAVPGHLLEQIAREAMQAYPGGKFLIASKEDLAGDARRLFAARCATGDWDLVIVTHETLVSLPVDPRAEEDWVTEEKYALADAIRSDENRSSRGRTAKAIATAVKKLDARLAELRHQVADPAAVMFEHLGVDWLGVDEVHMFKRLSITARAEGFSFGASKRATDLLLKVRVLGQRRGDRPHFAGFSGTLFSNTLAEIYVWQKFFQPEALAAAGLESFDAWAAMFVRFVTAVEVAPDGSGFRMHRRPAEITNTRALMGMFTQVADLLPADALPLERPETHWHTEVAQMSGPQADFVAALATRADALRSKRPTAGTDNMLLICNDGRLVALDPALVGLEGPASKLDMVAARVAAIYHRDACRTYPGAERPGSLQLALCDLGTPGAKGSQTYGRIKAALIARGVPASQIRFVHEAGTDKARAALFAACRDGQVSVLIGSTGKVGVGTNIQTRMAALHHVDVPWRPADIEQREGRGRRPGNKAGRLDIYRYVTEGSFDAYMWQTNQTKAGFIHALLSASQDVDTVSDIGAAVLSYGEVKALASGNPLLLEHAQALADVRRLRTLHAIHAQHVGDLNRRARDLGERAERARAVGQSMEKVAETVASWTERPYFDPASEDASVASMLTQERPGHGRLSRSWRGLKVELGKSRVGAPRLLRIYLDYRELDEVRVPLRALRHDAVAAVRQALGQWLASTETFRADLALRVEDAREEARDLLAAAETARFEHEEELAAAEAHLTRVNNAMAEDAAEHLAAAA
- a CDS encoding recombinase family protein; the encoded protein is MLLGYARISTSKQDLTRQLDALAAVGVEPEHTYVDRKSGATTDRDGLQRLLSYARRGDVIVVHTLDRLGRTVRDTLNMLHDLNERGIGLRNLADPIRVDTTDPDDPMAQLAVVMLALFAQMERTYMLERVSHARAVAESAGKQVGRPRTVTDEQLRYAAHLRDVEHLTIRQVSARTGIPRTTLYRHLPSRPELDAGAVLADTSGR
- a CDS encoding helix-turn-helix transcriptional regulator, with amino-acid sequence MTTQAETSSLHTSTAMRELPIMSAQYSLRVSAQPSPENLPEWTFLSNHGHVLVCLALDPQSRLRDIAARVGITERAVQGILRNLEDAGYVLKERVGRRNSYTVNGDQPFRHPLEARVPVGDFLRLITGQRR
- a CDS encoding universal stress protein, coding for MTGIQVGAVAGAVWLAAGLATILWMARRGHRDPLWLLMAVVFGPFLALMAAERIERTPRLVHADQADDFPTDSTRVLVGIDESLESHAALHAVLRLFDEKSAIVIVLATVVDFDAADIDWRGRQHAAHELLAAARRTVGDRAVTCEVLAGRPGPALLRCARRHHADLVAIGRKGRGLSVRILGSVAEELARKAPFPVLIVGPDASLASHEPVLARRPTKSRVEAP
- a CDS encoding cation-translocating P-type ATPase, with amino-acid sequence MGSTPSRRLVISAERPGPPAPAGAGETTSPPARAADPLAARAGARVPPNLQEPAVPTARRTNDPQPVLAHPASAEGRTSSAVPPGSALTVPDAHLIPASQVTEALGVDPGRGLDEAEVSRRLSAVGPNRLAEPVRRAAWRRFLDQFRSLLILILIAAAVLAGLIGDVKDTVVITIVLLINATIGFVQENRAERSLEALRKMLTPAARVRRGEQVDVIDAGDLAPGDIVLLEAGDRVPADGRLLVAESVEIDESALTGESQPVAKTTAPTALTGDGAKVPLADRTGMAYMNTALTRGRAELVVTATGMATEVGAIAGMLRTGTEPKSPLQVELDAVGKRIAVIGGTAVGAYALLALLRGEPLAELALSAVALAVATVPEGLPAVLALTLALGVQRMARRGAIVKRLASVETLGAATVVCSDKTGTLTLNQMTARAVVVAGRDVTVAGEGYVPAGELRATDGAPLPSDLDPLVRAAALASDAVLTTRDGAPAIVGDPTEGALVVLAAKTGIDVTALRAEHPRIGEVPFDAAHKYMATVHAEGTRARAYLKGAPDVLLGRSAFIATANGVKPLGPDALARVHAEISRLASQGLRVIGVATTLLDDLRDPASLADRLTGVTFLGLVGIADPPRAEAREAIALCHRAGIQVKMITGDHRDTAAAIARELGISGDVVTGADLDRMSPAELTERIEDIGVFARVAPEHKVAIVKALTDRGHVAAMTGDGVNDAAALRAAHIGVAMGITGTEVTKEAGTMILTDDNFATIVRAVREGRGIFDNVVKFVRFQLSTNIGAILTFLGATIAGLPAPLTAIQVLWVNIIMDGPPAMALGVDPARPGLMQEPPRDRRSRILGRARLLKMFRAGAVMAAGTLGVLAFAGDQYGAAVAATMAFTTFVLFQFFNALNARAERESVFTRHLFTNRWLWGSFAVVVLLQVLAVQLPLLNSIFDTTALTGAQWATCAAVAATVLLVEELIKLARRLTGRTG